From Rhodamnia argentea isolate NSW1041297 chromosome 10, ASM2092103v1, whole genome shotgun sequence, a single genomic window includes:
- the LOC115742706 gene encoding U-box domain-containing protein 35-like has translation MAGNEITRPQGLLVLPSPPRLIVAIAIDGKRKSKYVVRWALDKFVPQGVVLFKLLHVRPRITAVPTPMGNSLPLSEVREDVAAAYKKEMEWQANDMLLPYKKMCSQKKAQVDVVLIESDDVENAIAEEVHKSAISKLVIGAASRGMFTRKLKKHNLSSRISARTPSFCTVFAVSKGKLSSIRPSDLESNASIKDDSSETSCSARSSTSYTSSSRGDTSSVTSHSHCHSPSLPMQRFQALSTINQSLLNTAKLSTQTNHSKCQSVQIKEGDETDNGSEVKSTMRRTSSVQSLITHAQSWISDQASTSDVLTDYASSESQANLNFELEKLRIELRHARGMYAMAQGETMDASRKLNKLKDRQMDEAMKLEDIKSKEHRAEELARQEQEKYHAAKKEAAYVKDCAEREASQRKEAELKALHDVKEKEKLENALLDQALQYQMFAWEEIVSATSSFSESLKIGMGAYGTVYKCSLHHTNVAVKVLHSKDSHKSKQYQQEIDILSKVRHPHLLLLIGACPDHGCLIYEYMENGSLEERLLHRNHMPPIPWVARFRIAWEVASALVFLHNSKPKPIVHRDLKPANILLDHNDVSKIGDVGLSTMLNDDPTISTTYNDTGPVGTLCYMDPEYQRTGKISPKSDVYAFGIVILQLLTAKPAIALTHSVERAIEEGSLVEILDEEAGDWPLEETRELAMLGLSCAELRRRDRPDLKDEVLPKLEKLKETAHEARDAASNVKMSPPSHFVCPILKDVMADPHVAADGYTYDRRAIEKWLEEKDKSPMTNLLLPHKNLLPNYTLLSAIMEWKSRVP, from the exons ATGGCGGGGAATGAGATCACTCGACCACAAGGCCTGCTTGTGCTGCCATCTCCACCGCGGTTGATCGTAGCAATAGCCATCGATGGGAAGAGAAAGAGCAAGTATGTGGTCAGGTGGGCATTGGACAAGTTTGTTCCGCAGGGAGTGGTGCTGTTCAAGTTGCTACATGTCCGTCCAAGGATTACAGCCGTGCCTACACCGA TGGGGAACTCCCTTCCTCTTTCAGAAGTTCGAGAAGATGTAGCGGCTGCTTATAAGAAGGAAATGGAGTGGCAGGCCAATGACATGCTCCTTCCTTACAAGAAAATGTGTTCTCAGAAAAAG GCACAAGTTGACGTCGTGCTGATTGAATCTGATGATGTGGAGAATGCCATTGCGGAAGAGGTCCACAAATCTGCTATTAGTAAGCTTGTTATTGGAGCTGCTTCTCGTGGAATGTTCACGAG GAAACTCAAGAAACATAATCTGTCTTCAAGAATTTCAGCTCGCACCCCAAGTTTCTGCACAGTATTTGCTGTTTCGAAAGGCAAATTATCTTCAATCCGCCCATCGGACTTGGAGTCCAACGCAAGCATTAAGGATGATAGCAGCGAGACAAGTTGCTCTGCCAGGAGTTCTACATCTTATACTTCCAGCTCACGAGGAG ACACCAGCTCGGTTACTTCACACTCTCATTGCCACTCTCCTTCCTTACCCATGCAACGTTTTCAAGCTCTGTCCACTATAAACCAATCCCTACTTAACACAGCCAAGCTTTCTACTCAGACTAACCATTCTAAATGCCAATCTGTGCAAATCAAAGAAGGTGATGAAACTGATAATGGTTCTGAGGTCAAAAGTACCATGAGGCGAACATCCAGTGTCCAAAGCTTGATAACACATGCACAATCTTGGATCTCTGATCAAGCATCCACCTCAGATGTGCTCACTGATTATGCTTCATCGGAAAGTCAG GCTAATCTCAACTTTGAGCTGGAAAAGCTGAGAATTGAACTTAGACATGCTCGTGGAATGTATGCGATGGCCCAAGGTGAAACAATGGATGCTTCCCGAAAG CTAAACAAGCTCAAGGACAGACAGATGGACGAAGCCATGAAATTGGAGGACATAAAATCCAAGGAACACAGAGCAGAAGAATTAGCTAGACAGGAGCAGGAAAAGTATCATGCTGCAAAAAAGGAAGCCGCATATGTGAAGGATTGTGCTGAAAGAGAGGCTTCCCAAAGGAAGGAGGCTGAGTTGAAGGCTTTGCATGAtgtgaaagagaaggaaaagctgGAGAATGCTCTTTTGGACCAGGCGCTGCAATATCAGATGTTTGCATGGGAAGAGATTGTTTCTGCTACATCATCATTCTCTGAAAGTCTCAAGATAGGAATGGGAGCTTATGGAACTGTCTATAAATGCAGTTTGCATCACACAAATGTGGCAGTCAAAGTTCTTCACTCGAAAGACAGTCACAAGTCAAAACAATATCAGCAGGAG ATAGATATATTGAGCAAAGTGCGTCATCCACACTTGCTTCTTCTCATTGGTGCATGTCCAGATCATGGTTGCTTAATTTATGAGTACATGGAGAATGGTAGCCTGGAAGAGAGGCTTCTTCACAGAAACCACATGCCGCCAATTCCATGGGTTGCGAGATTCCGAATTGCGTGGGAAGTGGCATCTGCTCTGGTATTTCTCCACAACTCAAAGCCGAAGCCAATAGTTCATCGAGATCTAAAGCCAGCAAATATATTGCTTGACCATAACGATGTGAGCAAGATTGGAGATGTTGGTCTTTCGACCATGCTCAATGATGACCCCACTATATCCACCACATACAATGATACAGGTCCTGTGGGGACACTTTGTTATATGGATCCGGAGTACCAAAGGACTGGGAAGATTTCTCCAAAGTCCGATGTTTATGCTTTCGGGATAGTGATATTGCAGTTGCTGACTGCAAAACCAGCAATAGCATTGACTCATTCTGTGGAAAGAGCAATAGAGGAAGGATCTTTGGTTGAGATCTTGGATGAAGAGGCTGGCGATTGGCCGCTTGAAGAGACGAGAGAATTGGCCATGCTGGGTCTCAGCTGTGCTGAACTTCGGAGAAGAGACAGACCCGACTTGAAAGATGAAGTGCTTCCAAAGCTGGAGAAACTGAAAGAGACTGCTCACGAGGCCAGAGATGCTGCCTCCAATGTCAAAATGTCGCCTCCAAGTCATTTTGTCTGCCCAATACTTAAG GATGTCATGGCCGACCCACATGTTGCTGCGGATGGATACACTTATGACCGCAGGGCAATCGAGAAATGGCTCGAAGAGAAAGACAAATCCCCGATGACTAACTTGCTGCTGCCACATAAGAATCTGTTACCGAACTACACTCTCTTATCTGCTATAATGGAGTGGAAGTCTAGGGTGCCGTAG
- the LOC115742691 gene encoding derlin-1.2-like produces MSTPGEYYRSLPPVSKTYGVACLMTTAALYLGLYKPWTIALQYELVLKRFQVWRLITSFFFLGPFSFPFAFRLIIIAKYGVALERGPFDKRTADYVWMFIFGALSLLVMAAIPPLYSPFMGPSLVFMIVYMWGREFPNARINLYGVVSLKGFYLPWALLALDLIFGDPLMPDILGMVAGHLYYFLTVLHPLAGGRNILKTPLWVHKVVAYWGEGIQVNAPVQSDPSAGIAFRGRSHRLGGMGTRSSGPEQAQTRDQVPVQQTNEAADGVAFRGRSHRLGGR; encoded by the exons ATGTCTACTCCAGGAGA ATATTACCGGTCGCTGCCACCGGTGAGCAAGACTTATGGAGTAGCATGCCTGATGACCACGGCGGCCCTCTATCTGGGTCTTTACAAGCCTTGGACTATAGCTCTCCAGTATGAACTTGTGCTCAAACGTTTCCAA GTTTGGAGGCTCATCACCAGCTTCTTCTTTCTCGGGCCATTCTCGTTCCCGTTTGCCTTTCGGCTTATTATAAT AGCAAAATATGGAGTTGCACTAGAGAGAGGTCCATTTGACAAGAGGACAGCTGACTACGTTTGGATGTTCATCTTCGGAGCACTCTCACTTCTA GTAATGGCAGCTATTCCTCCTCTGTATTCTCCTTTCATGGGACCTTCCTTAGTCTTCATGATTGTCTACATGTGGGGCCGCGAATTCCCAAATGCCCGAATCAACCTCTACGGTGTCGTCTCATTGAAG GGATTCTATCTCCCATGGGCGCTGCTAGCACTAGACCTGATCTTTGGAGACCCGTTAATGCCCGACATTCTGGGGATGGTTGCTGGTCATTTATATTACTTCCTAACAGTACTCCACCCTCTTGCCGGTGGAAGGAACATCCTGAAGACACCTCTCTGGGT TCACAAGGTAGTAGCGTACTGGGGTGAAGGGATTCAAGTGAATGCGCCAGTACAGAGCGACCCTTCTGCTGGAATTGCCTTTCGCGGAAGAAGTCACCGTCTTGGTGGAATGGGAACCCGATCAAGCGGCCCCGAGCAAGCGCAGACAAGGGATCAAGTGCCGGTGCAGCAGACAAATGAGGCGGCTGATGGAGTTGCTTTCCGCGGAAGAAGTCATCGCCTTGGTGGTCGCTAG
- the LOC115742810 gene encoding acid phosphatase 1, which yields MLSWRLFLLFPLLSLSFSEETPASHVLPRPLIIEYPASAKELDGEQVRLQCDSWRFAVEANNVNPWKTIPQECADYVRAYLTGKAYGFDLDKVSNEAGIYAGSVELSGDGKDAWIFDIDETLLSNLPYYAEHGFGLEVFDPVEFDKWVDKAEAPVIQPSLKLYEQVLGLGFKVFLLTGRSEKQRSVTVENLIDAGFQNWDKLILRATDDHAKRAVVYKSERRDEMVREGYRILGNSGDQWSDLLGSSMSIRSFKLPNPMYYIP from the exons ATGCTTTCCTGGAGActtttcctcctcttccctcttctttctctctctttctccgaAGAAACTCCCGCTTCTCACGTGCTTCCTCGCCCTTTGATCATCGAATACCCCGCGAGCGCGAAGGAGCTCGACGGAGAACAGGTCAGGTTGCAGTGTGATAGCTGGAGATTCGCTGTCGAGGCCAACAATGTCAATCCGTGGAAGACGATTCCGCAGGAGTGCGCGGATTATGTGAGGGCCTACCTGACGGGCAAAGCGTACGGCTTCGATCTCGATAAGGTGTCGAACGAGGCTGGAATCTACGCGGGCAGCGTGGAATTGAGTGGGGACGGGAAGGATGCGTGGATTTTCGACATTGACGAGACTCTGCTCTCCAATCTGCCTTACTACGCCGAGCACGGTTTCGG CTTGGAGGTGTTTGATCCGGTCGAGTTTGACAAGTGGGTTGACAAGGCGGAGGCCCCAGTGATACAGCCAAGTCTGAAGCTCTATGAGCAAGTGTTGGGCTTGGGTTTCAAGGTCTTCCTGCTCACTGGGCGTAGTGAAAAGCAAAGAAGTGTCACTGTTGAAAACCTGATCGATGCTGGGTTTCAGAATTGGGACAAGCTCATATTGAG AGCAACTGATGATCACGCCAAACGAGCAGTGGTGTACAAGTCGGAGAGGAGGGATGAAATGGTGAGGGAGGGATACAGGATTCTTGGGAACTCTGGAGACCAATGGAGTGATCTACTGGGT